CATGACCGTGCCGCTGGCGGTGGCGGGCGGCATGCTCGGGCTCGCGCTGATGGGCAAGACGCTCAACCTCTACAGCCAGGTGGGCATCGTCATGCTGGTGGGGCTGGCGGCGAAGAACGGCATCCTGATCGTCGAATTCGCCAACCAGCTGCGCGACGAGGGCAAGTCGATCGCCGAGGCGATCCGCATGGCCTCCGCCCGCCGCCTGCGCGCGATCCTGATGACCTCGATCGCGACCGCGGCCGGCGCCGTGCCGCTGATGATCGCGAGCGGCGCGGGCGCCGCCGCGCGCCAGGCGATCGGCGTGGTGATCGTGTTCGGCGTGATCCTGGCGACGCTGATCACATTGTTCCTGATCCCGATCCTCTACAGCAGGCTTGCGAAGTGGACCGGTTCGCCCCAAGCAGTGAGCCGTGAGCTGGACGCGGCGATGGGGGCGCCGCAGCCGGCGGAGTAATGGTGGCAGAGTAATGGCGGCCGAGTAATGCCCGCGTAAGCATCGCCCTGAAGAGAGGTTCGATGGAGATTGCGTCCAAGGGTCAGTTGCGCCTCGCCTTTCTGCGCTGGGCGATCGTCACGGTACCGTTCATCCTGCTGCTCGGCTTCGCCTCGGGACGGCTGTTCCCGAGCGGGGAGGCGAATCTATGGTACCAGATGCTGCAGAAGCCCGCCGAGACCCCGCCGGGCTGGGTGTTCCCGGTGGCGTGGACCACGCTCTACGTGCTGCTCGGCCTCGCGCTGGCGATGATCGTCAACGCGCGCGGATCGCGGCTGCGCGGGCCGGCGCTGGCGCTGTTCGCGGTGCAGCTGGCGGCGAACCTTGCCTGGTCGCCGTTGTTCTTCGGCTTTCACCAGGTGTCGGCGGCGCAGGTGCTGCTTGGTGTGATCTTCGTGTTGGCGCTCGCCACCACGATCCTGTTCGCGCGGATCCGCAAGGGCGCAGCGTGGCTGATGGTGCCTTATCTGGCGTGGCTGTGCTTCGCGGGCGTGCTCAACTACAAGATCGACCAGCTGAACCCCAACGCCGAAACTCTTGTGCCGGGCCAATCCGCACCCCAAATGGCAATTTGAAATATTCCAGTATTAGGTTCGAGTTACATGCAGAGCGATAACCGCATTTTCGACGACTTCGTGAAGGTCATCAACGGCGCGGCCGGAACCTTTGCGGGGATGGCGCGCGAGGGCGAGGCGGCGGCACGCGAGCGCTTCAAGGGCTTTGTCGGCGGCATGGACTTCGTCGCGCGCGACGAGTTCGAGGCGGTGAAGGCGATGGCCGCGGCGGCGCGCGACGAGAATGAAGTGCTCAAGGCGCGGATCGAGGCGCTCGAAGCGAAGCTGGGCGGCGCGGCTGCGGCGCCCGCTGCCAAGGCGGCGAAAGCCCCCAAGGCCGCGGCGCCGAAGAAGGTGCGGACCAAGAAGGGCGATGCCGATCCGGCGCTGTAACGGCCCGCATTTTTCCACACCTATTTACGCTTTGTTCACCATCAGCGCTTGTGCAGCGCAACGAGGCAAGGCACCCATGCGCTCAGGCAAGGGCCGGGCGGAGGACGACCGGATGCTCGACGAGAGCGAATATGAGCGCGACGATGCCGCGCCGATCGACATGCTGGAAAACTATTACGCGGCGCATGGCTGGAGCCATGAGCGCGAGGACGACGAGATCGTCGCCCGCGTAAAGGGCAGCTGGACCGAATATGAGCTGCGTGCGATCTGGCGCGAGGACGACGGGGTGCTCCAGTTCCTGGCGTTCCCCGACGTGCGCGTGCCCGATGAGCGGCGCAGCGACATCTACGAGGCGATCGGGCTGGTCAACGAGCAGCTGTGGATCGGTCATTTCGAGCTGTGGTCGTCGAGCGGCATCCTGCTGTTCCGCCACGCCGCGATGATCGCGGGCGAGGACGGCGGATCGATGACGCTCGCCCAAGCCGAGCTGCTGATCGAGAGCGCGATCGACGAGTGCGAGCGCTTCTACCCCGTATTCCAGTTCGTGCTGTGGGGCGGGAAGTCGCCCAAGGAAGCGCTGGCGGCGGCGCTGATCGAGACACAGGGCGAGGCGTAGGGCGGCTAGCGGCCGGTTGCTTGCGCCGACACCGCATCCGCAAGCGCGTGGTGGCCGTCACGGCGCAGCCCGTCGATAACGCCAAGCCGGTTCGGCTCCGGCTGGTTCTGGCTGGTCTTCCATTTGCCTTTGATGCGTTCGATCGGCAGCTCCAGGCCGACGATCCCCTTTAACTGCGCGGCAATGAAGGTCTCGGGCGCGTCGGTGACGTTCCATGGTTCAGGCCGTTCGCTTTCATGCGCGGCCGTAAGCTCGCCAATCTGGTCCAGCACCCATTTCGAATCATCGATGATGGCCGGCGTACCCCAAGCCTGCACGATGACGTAGTTCCAGGTTGGTACGACTTTCCCATGGTCCTGCTTGGTCGGGTACCATGAAGGACTGACATAGGCTTGGGGGCCCTGGAACATCACCAGCGCGGGCGTCCCGGCTCGCAAGTCCACGATCTGCTCGTTCGCCTTGGCGAGATGGGCGCGCAGCACGTCGCCGCCGGGGTCGGCGCGAAGGCTGAACGGCAGGACATTGGCGATCAGGCCCGATGGGCCGCCAGTGATGAGCGTGCCGAGCGGGTGTGCCCGGATGGCATCATGCAGGATGTCCAAGCGGTCTTCGCGGAAAGCTGGAGGACGGTACATGGCTTCGCTGACTCCCTGGTCGGGTCTCATATTTGGAAAGCCGTCGTTCGGCTACCGGG
This portion of the Sphingomonas sp. BT-65 genome encodes:
- a CDS encoding FMN-binding negative transcriptional regulator, which translates into the protein MRPDQGVSEAMYRPPAFREDRLDILHDAIRAHPLGTLITGGPSGLIANVLPFSLRADPGGDVLRAHLAKANEQIVDLRAGTPALVMFQGPQAYVSPSWYPTKQDHGKVVPTWNYVIVQAWGTPAIIDDSKWVLDQIGELTAAHESERPEPWNVTDAPETFIAAQLKGIVGLELPIERIKGKWKTSQNQPEPNRLGVIDGLRRDGHHALADAVSAQATGR
- a CDS encoding TspO/MBR family protein, whose protein sequence is MEIASKGQLRLAFLRWAIVTVPFILLLGFASGRLFPSGEANLWYQMLQKPAETPPGWVFPVAWTTLYVLLGLALAMIVNARGSRLRGPALALFAVQLAANLAWSPLFFGFHQVSAAQVLLGVIFVLALATTILFARIRKGAAWLMVPYLAWLCFAGVLNYKIDQLNPNAETLVPGQSAPQMAI
- a CDS encoding YbjN domain-containing protein yields the protein MLDESEYERDDAAPIDMLENYYAAHGWSHEREDDEIVARVKGSWTEYELRAIWREDDGVLQFLAFPDVRVPDERRSDIYEAIGLVNEQLWIGHFELWSSSGILLFRHAAMIAGEDGGSMTLAQAELLIESAIDECERFYPVFQFVLWGGKSPKEALAAALIETQGEA
- a CDS encoding accessory factor UbiK family protein; this encodes MQSDNRIFDDFVKVINGAAGTFAGMAREGEAAARERFKGFVGGMDFVARDEFEAVKAMAAAARDENEVLKARIEALEAKLGGAAAAPAAKAAKAPKAAAPKKVRTKKGDADPAL